Proteins encoded in a region of the Pelmatolapia mariae isolate MD_Pm_ZW linkage group LG16_19, Pm_UMD_F_2, whole genome shotgun sequence genome:
- the LOC134644473 gene encoding uncharacterized protein LOC134644473 — protein MEEDLEHFLRSREVPHDDIMHMQQDKVDKAVLSVMTDGEMAKYIRTYGDRVAVKSFCQQTKYSTDKETLLQNLRDKIAARKRQQNDSSDHDFPDHCSEIIDLTSIVPDKSFKLESRDKLPEDLEFRFPDIDEADTVLWNPEEDLVRADGDDTVVITLNYVNSDDLTQNADTNGLPMDGFLLPLSSANGLPTSHMQSIQEEATQIAQDHGLNFIAQGLPLDSSSQLSPSNSGDPQSPLHVSVRRIKVVDDLLAVFMDRSIMNETLKMNFVNENAVDDAGVSREVYTAFWEQFLEQCEGETERVPRLRPDFSEAEWQAVGQIWVKGLLDHGVFPVRLSKAFILACIHGMDSVDVDILIASFLNYLPLVERSAVNKALQGTMDENDEEDLLDLFTRMGSHFLPPKNNMQPAIETMAHKAILQEPKYIMDCFSTPMARLQLKLSGKESVLSLYETKKATGKRLVQLFETTKLMLSHGEQTTFNHLQRYVKNADETKAEKILRFCTGSSVICVDKILVCFNAETGLNRRPVAHTCGATLEVPCTYSSYPEFRTEFDNILFSNYFEMDII, from the exons ATGGAGGAGGATTTAGAACATTTTTTGCGGTCAAGAGAGGTCCCACACGACGACATCATGCACATGCAACAAGACAAA GTGGATAAGGCAGTGCTGTCCGTCATGACTGATGGAGAAATGGCGAAATACATAAGGACATATGGTGACAGAGTAGCTGTCAAGTCTTTCTGTCAACAAACTAAGTACAGCACAGATAAAGAGACTCTTCTGCAGAACCTAAGAGATAAAATTGCGGCACGGAAA CGGCAGCAGAATGACTCAAGTGATCATGATTTCCCTGACCACTGCTCTGAAATTATTGATCTGACCAGTATAGTTCCTGATAAATCCTTCAAACTAGAGTCCCGGGACAAACTTCCAGAAGATTTGGAATTTCGTTTTCCAGACATAGACGAAGCGGATACGGTTCTATGGAATCCTGAAGAGGATCTTGTCAGAGCAGATGGTGATGACACAGTTGTGATAACCCTGAATTATGTCAACAGTGACGATCTCACACAG AATGCCGACACAAATGGATTACCTATGGATGGTTTCCTGCTCCCATTGTCTTCAGCTAATGGCTTGCCCACATCCCATATGCAGTCAATACAGGAGGAAGCAACCCAGATTGCACAG GACCATGGACTGAATTTCATCGCACAAGGTTTGCCTTTAGATTCAAGCAGCCAACTTTCCCCATCAAATTCAGGAGACCCACAGAGCCCCCTACATGTATCAGTTCGCAGGATAAAAGTTGTTGATGATCTTTTGGCTGTATTTATGGACCGTAGCATTATGAATGAGACTTTAAAGATGAactttgtaaatgaaaatgctgtTGATGATGCTGGGGTGTCAAGGGAGGTTTACACTGCATTTTGGGAGCAATTTTTGGAACAGTGTGAAGGTGAAACTGAACGAGTTCCAAGGCTGAGGCCAGACTTTAGTGAGGCTGAATGGCAAGCAGTTGGGCAGATATGGGTGAAAGGCTTACTAGACCATGGTGTCTTTCCAGTGAGGCTGTCAAAGGCTTTCATTTTAGCCTGCATCCACGGAATGGACTCAGTTGATGTAGACATTCTGATTGCATCGTTTCTCAACTATCTCCCTCTTGTTGAGAGATCTGCTGTCAACAAGGCTCTCCAAGGCACAATGGATGAAAATGATGAAGAGGACCTGCTTGATCTTTTTACAAGGATGGGTTCCCACTTCCTACCACCTAAGAACAACATGCAGCCTGCCATTGAAACAATGGCTCATAAGGCCATTCTCCAAGAGCCAAAGTATATAATGGATTGCTTCTCCACACCCATGGCACGTCTGCAGCTGAAACTGTCAGGCAAGGAAAGTGTGTTGTCTCTGTATGAGACAAAGAAGGCCACAGGCAAAAGACTAGTGCAGCTGtttgaaacaacaaaattgaTGCTGTCTCACGGAGAACAGACAACCTTTAACCATCTTCAGCGTTATGTTAAAAACGCTGATGAAACCAAAGCTGAGAAAATCCTGCGCTTCTGCACAGGATCTTCTGTGATATGTGTTGACAAAATTTTGGTGTGCTTTAATGCTGAAACTGGGCTCAACAGAAGGCCTGTTGCTCACACCTGTGGAGCTACCCTTGAAGTGCCATGCACTTACAGTTCTTATCCTGAATTTCGCACCGAGTTTGACAATAT